Genomic window (Allostreptomyces psammosilenae):
GGGCCTTCGGCGACCTGCTGTGGGACGCCCAGCGGATGTTCGGCGCCCCGCAGAACTGGCGGATCAACTCCGACGGCACCCTCACCAACCAGATCGAGACCGAGGAGTACCGCGCCGCCATCGAGTGGCTGCGCATCCTCTACAGCGAGGGCCTGGTCCACCCGGACATCGCCGGCGGCCAGAGCAACGGCAAGGACCTCTTCGAGAGCGGCCGGATGCTGATGTACGCCGACAGCATCGGTGCCTGGCACGAGGCCCTCGGCCGGCAGCTGGCCAACAACCCCGACTTCCAGATGCAGCCGTTCAAGCCGTTCGCCCACGACGGCGGCACCCCGATCGTCTACGGCCCCACCCTGCCGGCGGCCTTCCTGACCTTCATCAAGAAGGGCACCCCGCCGGAGAAGGTCCAGGAGATCCTGCGCTGCCTCAACCTGCTGGCCGCCCCGCTCGGCACCCAGGAGTACGACCTGGCCCTCTACGGCGCCGAGGGCACCCACTGGACCCGCGGCGAGAAGAACGCCCCCCAGGTCACCGACCTCGGCCGCTCCGAGGTCACCCTCACCTACGGCTTCCTGGTCGGCAGCCCCTCCGTCATCGCCCACGTCCAGTACCCCGGGTACGTAGAGGCGCTGCACGCCTGGCAGAGCGAGGCCGCCCAGTACATCGACGACGACCCCAAGCGCGGCCTGCACGTGGAGGAGCCGGCCGACCTGGTCGGACTCGCCACCGAGTACGAGGAGCGGGTCAAGGACGTCTACCGCGGCCGGGTCGACATCAGCGAGTGGGACAGCATCGTCGCCAGCTGGCGCCGCGACGGCGGCGACCGGCTCCGCGAGTTCTACGCCGGCGTCTTCCAGGAGGCCGGCCGCATGTGACCGCCGGCCGCCCCCGCCCCCGGGCGCCGGGCGGCCGCCCACCCCCCCACTTTCGTCCGCACCCACCCCCCGCCGGGGCGTCCCCGGGCACCGGACGCCCGTGACAGCGGCACGAGGAGAGCGCACCCATGGAGGACCAGACCACGGTCCGCGGCACCGCCCCGCGCGGTGGCGCCGGACCCGCCCTCGCCGGTGGGCCACCGGCCACGCGCACCGCCGGCGACCCACCAACCGCACCACCGGCCGGCGGCGCCCCGACCAAGCCGGCCGCCACCATCACCAAGACCTGGCGCCAACGGCTGCGCGCCGACTGGCCACTGGTCGCCATGACGCTACCCGCCATCGGCCTGCTGCTGGTCTTCCACTACGCGCCGCTGCTCGGCAACGTCATCGCCTTCCAGGACTACTCGCCCTTCGTGGGCATCCGGGACAGCCAGTTCGTCGGCTTCTGGCACTTCAGCAGGTTCTTCACCGACCCGCTGTTCTGGCGGGCCACCGGCAACACCCTGCTGATCACCGCCTTCCAGCTGGTGTTCTTCTTCCCCGTCCCGATCGCCCTGGCCCTGCTGCTCAACAGCATCCTGAACAGCCGCGTCCGGGTGTTCGTGCAGTCCGTGGTCTACCTGCCGCACTTCTTCTCCTGGGTGCTGGTCATCACCCTCTTCCAGCAGATCCTCGGCGGCGCCGGCCTGGTCTCGCAGATCCTGCGGGAGAGCGGCAACAGCCCGCTGGGCATCATGACCGACCCGGACACCTTCATCCTGCTGGTGACCTCCGAGATGGTCTGGAAGGACGCCGGCTGGGGCACCATCATCTTCCTGGCCGCCCTCAGCACCGTGAACCAGAGCCTCTACGAGGCCGCCGCCGCCGACGGCGCCGGCCGCTGGCGCCGGACCTGGCACATCACCCTGCCGGCGCTGCGCCCGGTCATCGTGCTGCTGCTCATCCTCCGCCTCGGCGACGCGCTCACCGTCGGCTTCGAGCAGTTCATCCTCCAGCGCAACGCCGTCGGCAGCCGGGCCGCCGAAGTGCTGGACACCTACGTCTACTACACCGGCATCGTCAACGGCGACTACTCCTACGCGGCGGCCGTCGGCCTGTTCAAGGGCCTGTTCGGCCTCGCCCTGATCCTCGCCGCCAACAGGATCGCGCACGTGTTCGGAGAGCAGGGGGTGTACAGCAGGTCATGACACTCGTATCGGAAACCGCCCGGCGGCGGCTGAGGTCCTCCCGTCCCGAGCGGGCCCCGTGGGAGGAGCCGGAGGGCCCACTCGCGCGCATCGGCAAGGGCCTCGCCCTCACCGCCATCGTGCTGGTGATCCTCGGCCCGCTCTACGTGGTCCTGCTCACCAGCCTGTCCTCACAGGAGACCATCACCGAGGCCGGCGGCCTGGTGATGGTGCCCGACGGCCTGACCCTGGACGCCTACCGGGCCGTCCTCGGCGGCGGCGTGATCACCCGCTCCGTCCTGGTCAGCACCGGCGTCACCGTCGTCGGCACCGTCATCAGCGTCGGACTGTCCATCCTGTGCGCCTACGGCCTGTCCCGCCCCGGCTCCTTCATGCACCGGCCGCTGCTGTTCACCGTGCTGCTCACCTTCCTGTTCGGCCCCGGCATGATCCCCACCTACCTGGTGGTCAGCGGCCTCGGACTGGTGGACAGCTACTGGGCGCTGATCCTCCCCTCGGCCATCGCCGCCTTCAACGTCGTGGTGCTGCGCTCCTTCTTCATGTCCATCCCCCAGGAGCTCATCGACTCCGCCCGCATCGACGGCGCCGGCGAGTTCCGCATCCTCGCCTCCATCGTGCTGCCGCTGTCCCGGGCGGTCACCGCGGTCGTCGCCCTCTTCTACGGCGTGGGCTACTGGAACGCGTTCTTCAACGCGCTGCTGTACATCGACGACACCCGGATGTGGCCGCTCCAGCTGGTGCTGCGCACCTTCGTGCTGGACGCCCGCGACCTGCCGGCCGGCGCCGGCGGCATCCAGCAGGCCGTGGACTCCGCGCCCAGCCTCGCCCTGCGGATGGCCGTGGTGATGATCGCGGTGATCCCGATCCTGCTGGTCTACCCCTTCGTCCAGCGGCACTTCACCAAGGGCGTCATCATCGGGGCGGTCAAGGGCTGACCGACTGCTTCGCCGGAGGAACCGGCGGGACCGCCGCACGGACCACCCCTGGGGAGGGGTGCGGGGCGGTGCGTGGCGTGCGGGCGCCACGCACCGCCCCATCGGCTTCTCACGCCACCCGGACGTCCTCCCCGTCCACCCCGGAGACCACCGAACCGCCGGCGCCGGCCAGCCGCACCACCGCCTCCCGCAGCACCGCCGCCGGCAGGGTGAACGGCAGCCGCACGAACCGCTCCAGCGTGCCGTCCACCCCGAACCGGGGCCCGGCCGCCACCCGCACCCCCCAGCGGTCCGCCGCCCCGGCCAGCCCGCTCCCCGACACGCCGTCGGTGCGCGCCCACAGCGACAGCCCGCCGTCGGGCACGGTGAACGTCCAGCCCGGCAGGTGCTCGCGCACCGCCGCCACCAGCGCGTCACGCTGGGCCCGCACCCGGGGCCGCCGCGCGGCCAGCAGCTGTGGCAGGTGGTCCACCAGCAGCCGGCGCACCACCAACTGCTCCAGCACCGGAGAGGCGACGTCCGTGCTGGAGCGCTGCGCCGCGATCGCCCGCACCAGCTCGGGGGCGGCCCGCACCCAGCCGATCCGCAGCCCGCCCCAGAACGTCTTGCCGGCCGAGCCCACCGCCACCACCGTCCCGCCGGCCCGGTCGTACGCCGCCACCGGCCGCGGCAGCGGCCCGTCGTGCAGCGCCGTCTCCGCCATGGTCTCGTCCACCACCAGGACCGTGCCGGCGGCCCGGGCGAGCGAGACCAGCCGCTCCCGCTGCTCCTCGGGCATCAGCCGGCCGGTGGGGTTGTGGAAGTCGGCGATCAGGTAGGCCAGGCGCGGCGCGGCCTCCCGCAGCACCCGGGCCCAGGCCGCCAGGTCCCAGCCCTCCTCGGCCAGCGCCACCGGCACCGGCCGGGCCACCCGCTGCACGGCCTGCAGCGCGTTGGCGTAGCCGGGCGAGTCCACCGCCACCCGGTCGGCCGGGCCCAGCAACTGGCCCAGCACCAGCGACAGCCCGGCCGCCGCCCCGTTGCTGACCAGGATCTGGTCCGGGGTGGTGGGCACCCCGCGCTCGGTGTACCGCCGGGCGACGGCCTCCCGCAGCACCGGCAGGCCCATCGGGAAGTACCCGTGGCTGCCCAGGTAGCCGCCCAGCTCGTCGGCGGCCGCGGCGACGGCGGCGGACAGCCACGGCTCGGGCGCCGGCAGGCTGGCGATGCCCAGGTCGATGACCCGCGGCGCGCCGTCCGGCCCGCCCGGGACGCCGTGGCAGGAGTCCACCGGCGAGATCCCGGCGGAGGGCACCTCCCGCCCCGCCGGCAGCGTGGTCCAGCTGCCGGACCCGCGCCGGCTGGCCAGGAAGCCCTCGGCGCGCAGCGCCTCGTAGGCGGCGGTGACCGTGGTGCGGCTCAGCGACAGCGCGGCGGCCAGCTCCCGCTCCGCGGGCAGCCGGGCCGCCAGCGGCACCCGGCCGTCCAGCACCAGGGTGCGCAGCGCGTCGGCGAGCGAGCGGTACGCGGGCCGGCCGTTCGGCCGGGACGCCAGCAGGCGCACCAGCTGCGCGGTGCCCACGGACGTCCGCGGCGTCCCCAGGACGGATGGGGGAGAGGACATGGCAGGCCACTCCTTCCGGATTGGCTATGGAATCGCGGGACGGTTTCGGGCCAGATTGGCAGAGCTCACCGGCCAACACCAGTCCAATCGGGGAGAACCATGGTCCGCCGCCTCGTCCAGCTCTACGCCGGCCTCGCCCTCTACGGGGCGAGCCTGGCCCTGATGGTCCGCGCGGACCTCGGCCTGGATCCGTGGGACGTCTTCCACCAGGGGGTCGCCGACCGGACCGGGCTGAGCTTCGGAACCGTCGTCACCCTCGTGGGCGCGCTGGTGCTGCTGCTGTGGCTGCCGCTGCGCCAGCGCCCCGGACTCGGCACGATCAGCAACATCCTGGTGCTCGGGGTGGCCGCCGACGCCACGCTGCTGGTGCTGCCCGAGCAGCGGGTGCTCGCGGTGCGCGTCGGTCTGCTGGTGGCCGGCGTGCTGCTCAACGGCGTGGCCACCGCCTGCTACATCGGCGCGCGGTTCGGGCCCGGCCCGCGGGACGGGCTGATGACCGGCTGGGCGGCCCGCTCCGGGCGGTCGATCCGGCTGGTCCGCACCGTCATCGAGTGCGGCGTGCTGGTGGTCGGCTTCCTGCTGGGCGGCTCGGTCGGCGTCGCCACCGTGGTCTACGCGCTGGCCATCGGCCCGCTGGCCCAGCTGTTCCTGCCGGTCTTCGCGGTGCCCGCGCCGGAGCCGGCGGCGGCCGAGCAGGCGGCGGCGGAGCAGGCGGCGCGCGAGAAGGCCGGGCCCGAGGCGCGCGACCGGCTCCCGTCCGTGGGCGGCACCACGGAGAATTAGTTCGCAGATCCAGCCGAACCAAGGCGGGTATCTCCTCGTCGGACAGGCCATCCACAGCCGCAAACGCGGCCGGATGGCGGGCAGCGGACACCCTCCGCGATTGACAGCCCCTCCAGGACTGTCTAACTTCCTCGCGAGCCCCAACAAAAGGAGCGCGCAGATGCCCGACCTGTCCGACGCCACCCGGGGACGCGTCCTCTACGGCGGCGACTACAACCCCGAGCAGTGGCCCGAGGAGGTCTGGGCCGAGGACGCCGCCCTGATGCGCCGCGCCGGTGTCACCCTCGCCACCGTGGGCGTGTTCTCCTGGGCACGCATCGAACCCCGCCCCGGCGCCCGGGACTTCGACTGGCTCGACCGCGTCCTCGACCTCCTGCACGACGCCGGCGTCGGCGTCTGCCTCGCCACCCCCACCGCCTCGCCCCCGCCGTGGCTCGGCCACCGCCACCCCGACACCCTCCCCGTCGACGACGCCGGCACCCCCCTCACCTACGGCTCCCGCAACCAGTGGTGCCCCTCCGCCCCCGAGTACCGGCGGCACTCCCTGGCCCTCGTCGCCGACCTCGCCGAACGCTACGCCGGCCACCCGGCGCTCCGGCTGTGGCACGTCGGCAACGAGACCGGCCCCACCTGCCACTGCGAGCACACCGCCACCGCCTTCCGCCACTGGCTGCGCGCCCGCCACGGCACCCTGGAACGCCTCAACGAATCCTGGGCCACCGCCTTCTGGAGCCAGCGCTACGACAGCTGGGAGGAGATCACCACCCCCCGCCGGGCGCCCTACCTGCACAACCCCACCCAGCTCCTGGACTTCCGGCGGTTCACCTCCGACGTCCTGCTCGACCAGTTCCGGGCCGAGCGCGACCTGCTCCGCCAGGCCACCCCGCACGTCCCCGTCACCACCAACTTCATCCACCTGTGGGACCAGGTCGACCAGTGGGCCTGGGCGGCCGAGGAGGACGCCGCCGCCATCGACGTCTACACCGACCCCGAGGACCCGGCACGCCACGTCGAGTCCGCCCTCGCCTACGACCTCGCCCGCTCCCTGCGCGACGGCGCCCCCTGGATCCTGATGGAACAGGCCGTCGGCGGCGTCAACTGGCGGGAACGCAACACCGTCAAGACCCCCGCCCGGATGCGCCTGGACAGCCTCCAGGCCGTCGCCCGCGGCGCGGACACCGTCGCCTTCTTCCAGTGGCGCGCCTCCCGCGCCGGCGCGGAGAAGTTCCACTCCGGCATGCTGCCGCACGCCGGACCGGACACCCGCGCCTTCCGCCAGGTCTGCCGCCTCGGCGACGAACTCGGCCGCCTCGGCCCGGCGGTGGCCGGCAGCCGCGTCCCCGCCGAGATCGGCCTGCTCTGGGACTGGCACAACGTCTGGGCACTGCGCCAGAAGGCCCACCCCCGCCAGGACCTCGACCCCGCCGAACTGCTGCGCGAGTACCACCGCACGCTCTGGCAGGCCGGCCACACCGCCGATCTCCTCCCACCCGGCTCCGACCGGCTCGACCGCTACCGGCTGCTGGTCGTCCCCAACCTCTACCTGGTCACCGACGCCGACGCCGAACGACTGGTGCGCTACGTGGCCGAGGGCGGCACCCTGCTCATGGGCTTCTTCTCCGGCGTCGTCGACGAACACGACCACATCCGGCTCGGCGGCCACCCCGCGCCCTTCCGCGACCTGCTCGGCGTCACCGGCGAGGAGTTCCGCCCACTCGCCCCCGACGCCGGGCCGCGCGTCTCCTCCGCGCTCCTCGGCGACTTCCGGGCCGCCTACTGGATGGAGACGCTGCGCACCACCGGCGCCGAGGCCGTCGCCACCGTGGAGCCGACCCTCCCACCCGGCCCCGGCGTGGACCCGGAGGACGCCGGCATGCCGGTGATCACCCGCCACTCCCACGGCGCCGGCACCGCCTGGTACGTCGCCACCCGCCTCGACGACCCCACCCGCGCGCGGCTGCTGACCCGGGTGGCCGACGACGCCGGCCTGCGGCCCGCCCCGCTGGCCGCACCCGTCGCCGGGGTCGAGGCCGTGCGCAGAGGAGAGGTGCTCTTCCTGCTGAACCACGGCGGGCAGCCGGTGACCGTGCCGCTGCCCGAGGGCTACGCCGCCGGCAGCGTCGACCTGCTCACCGGCACCCCCCACCGGCAGGCCGTCGAACTGCCCGCCGAGGACGCCCTCGCCCTCCTCCCCGGTGACCGCCTGCCGGGGCGGGGGTCGGCCGCAGACGCCCGCCAGGGGTGACGCCCCGGGCGCGCCCCGGTCACCGGGGCGCGCCCCTCTAGAAGACCACCGCGACCTTGCCGTCCAGGCCGCCCCGTCCGAAACGCCGGTGCGCGGCCCGGATGTCCCGGAGCGCGAACGTGGAGTCCACGCGCGGCCGCACGGCGCCGTCGTCGACGAGCCGGGCGAGTTCGCGCAGGCCCGCCCCGTCCTCACGCACCTGGTTCACCGTGGTCCGCACCCTCCGCGCGGACAGGTCGGGAACCGGACCGGCCTGGGTGGCGATCGAGGCGTACCGGCCGCCGTCGGCCACGGCGTCGGTGACGAAGGCCCCGAAGGTGTCGAAGACGGCGTCGTAGCCCCGGGGCTGGAGGTCGGCCGGGTCGGTGGTCGCCCACTCCGCGCCGTGGGCCCGGACGAAGTCCAGTTGGGCCTCCCGGGAGACCAGGGCGTCCACCCGTGCGCCGCGGGCCCTGGCGAGCTGGACGGCCAGGCCGCCCACCGCGCCGGCGGCGCCCGTGACGAGCAGCCGGTCACCGGCCGCCACCGCCAGCCAGTCCAGGGTCTGCAGCGCGGTGAGCCCGGGCAGCGGCAGGGTGGCCGCCTCGATGAGACTGACCGCCGTCGGCGCGGGCGCCACCGCGTCGGCGGGCAGCGCGACCACGTCGGCCCAGGTCCCCCGCCCGGTGCCCAGCTGGTGGGACATCGCGACCACGCGCTCCCCGGCACGCAGCCCACTGGAGCCGCCGTCGATCACCACGCCGGCCAGATCCCAGCCGAGCGTCATCGGCAGCGGCGGCGTCCCCTCGCCGATGGCGCCCTCCCGCGTCTTGTCGTCGACCGGGTTGACGCTGGTCGCGACGGAACGCACCACCACCTCGCCGGCCCGCGGCTCGACCTCGGGAACCTCCTCCACCCGAAGCACCTCGGCTCCACCGAATCCATCGATGCGGACGGCACGCACGGACGGCCCCTCCCTCTCCGGTTGATCACTGCCCAGCACGAACCGCCCCGGCGGCCCGCTCATTCCCGGCGCGGCGCGCCGCCACCGCGTCCGGCGGCCCGTCACTGCCCCGCGTCCGTCGGCCGGTCACTCCGGCCCATCACTCCCGCGGCCCGTCACCCCTGCGCGTCCGGCGGCGGTGAGGCTCCCGCACCGGCCGACCGCAGTCTGCCCGCCAGCACGTGACAGCGCCTCGCCAGCTCCGGAGGGTCGAGCACCTCGAAGTCGTGCCCCAGCAGGAGCACGTGCATCAGCACGAAGTCCAGGCTCTCGGCACCGCTGAGGACCTCGCACCGCCCGCTCCCGCGCCGCCGCACGACGGCCGCCGACGCCGGGATCTGCGCGCGCACCGTGTCGGCCGGCGCGTGCACGAGGAAACGCGCCCGATGCGGGTAGACCCGGCTCGCCACGCCCTCCTGCACGTACGTCGCCGCGTCCGGTGCCGGGCGCGGGCGGAAGCGCCAGGTCCGTGCGGACACCTCGGTCATCCGGTCGACACGGAAGCTGCGCCAGTCGTCGCGATCGAGGTCGTAGGCCAGGAGGTACCAGCGCCGGTCGGAGGCGACCAGGCGGTAGGGCTCCACCCGCCGCCGTCGCACCTCGCCCCCGGACGGGTAGTCGAAGGCGGCCTCGACCTCGTCGCGGCATGCTCTGGCCAGCGTCATCAGCACCTCGGGGTCGACCGGGGCGCGCCCGCCCCCGCCGAAGAACTCCACCGAGCCGGACAGCGCGCGCACCTCGTGCCGCAGCCGGGTGGGCAGCACCCGGTCGAGCTTGGTCAGCGCCCGCAGCGCGGCGTCCCCGGCGCCGGCGACCGCGCCACCCGCGCCGGCGAGCAGCGAGACCGCGGTGGCGATCGCCTCCTCGTCGTCGAGGAGCAGCGGCGGCAGGGCCTTCCCCGGGCCGAGCTGGTAGCCGCCGCCGACGCCCTGGCTGGCGTGCACCGGGTACCCGAGCGCGCGCAGCCGCCCGACATCGCGCCGCACCGTGCGTGGCGTGACCCCGAGCCGCTCGGCGAGCTCCGGACCGGTCCAGACCTGGCGCTGCTGCAACAGCCCGAGCAGGGTGAGCACCCGCTCGGTCGTCCCCCGTTCGTCGTTGTTCGCCGCGTCCATGTGGCCCAGCCTGCCAGAGATAGCGGACCGATCCTGTCCGCCCCCGGTGCCACAGTGGCTCCATGGACGCAGACGAACGCGACTGGAACCAGATGCTGCGCGAGCAGTGGGAGGTCCACTGGAACCACCAGCTCCGGGCCCGCCTCGAGGGCCTCACCGACGACGAGTACTTCTGGTCGCCGATGCCGGACGCCTGGAGCGTGCGGCCGCGCGGCACCTCGACGGCGCCCGTGCAGGCCGGCGCCGGGGACTTCACGATCGACTACGCCTTCCCCGAGCCGGTGCCCCCGCCCTTCACCACGATCGCCTGGCGGCTCGGCCACGTGATCGTCGGTGTGCTCGCCGCGCGCAACGCGGCACACTTCGGCGCGCCGGCGGCCTCGTACGAAACCTGGGAGTACGCCGGCGACGCGGCCACCGCGCTGGACCAGCTCCAGGCCCAGCTCGACCTCTGGCTGGCCGGCGTGCGCGGCCTCGGCGACGCCGGGCTCCGGACCCGGCTCGGCCCGAAGGAGCCCTTCCCCGAGCTGACCATGGCCGATCTGGTGCTGCACATCCACCGCGAGCTGATCCACCACCTGTCCGAGGTCTGCCTGCTGCGCGACCTCTACCTGCACACGAACCACGCCACGAACGGAGCAACCCGATGAGCCGGCACGTCCAGATCACCTTCGACGCCCACGACCCGCGGGCGCTGTCGTCCTTCTGGCGCGACGTCCTCGGCTACGTCCACCCGGGCCCGCCCGGAGTCGACCTGCCGGAGGGCGCCGACCCGCTGGCCGCGTGGGACGACTTCCTGGCGGGGATCGGCGTGCCGGAGGACCAGCGCAACACGAGGTCGGCCATCGAGGACCCGGACGGGCACGGCCCGCGCCTGTTCTTCCAGCGGGTGCCGGAGGACAAGGTGGCCAAGAACCGCGTCCACCTCGACGTGCGAGCGGCTCCCGGGCTGCAGGGCGAGGAGCGGATGGCGGCGCTGGAGGCCGAGTGCGACCGGCTGGTGGCGCTGGGGGCGACGCGGCTGCGCCGCCACGAGCCGGCTCCGCCGCTGAGCGCCGGCTTCATCGTGATGGCCGACCCCGAGGGCAATGAGTTCTGCCTGGACTGAGCCGGCCGGCTGGGACTGCCCCGCCCGGGCCTGCCTGGATCCACCGTGATCCGGCGTCCCTGGCCTGGACTGACCCGGCCTGGCGTGCCCCGGCCTGCTCTCCTGGACGCGATGTGGCACGGCCTGGTCTCCTGGACTGATGTGGCGCGGTCTGGTCTGCCTGGAGGACCTGCCCGGCTTGCCGTGGCTTGGACTGGCCCGGCCTGGCATGCGCGGCCTGGTCTGCCTCGGTCCGACGTGGCTCGGCCTGGGGCGACCGGTCTGGGATGGCCCGGCCCCGCCCCCTGGGTCCCATGAGTGGGTAAGCCGTGCCCAGCCCAGCGCCCGGCCCAGCGCCCGGCCCAGCCCGGCCCGGCCCAGCGCGGCTCGGCGCGGCTCGGCCCAGCGCGGCTCGGCGCGGCTCAGCCCAGCCCGGCCCAGCGCGGCTGGGCCCGGTTCCGGCCTGTCCCGACGGCCGCGGTGGCGGGTGCCTGGCCTTTCGGCGATGACGCACTGGCCGTGGAGGACTGTGCGGGCTGCCGAGGGTGTGCTGCCGAGCGTGCGTCCTGTCATGTGCGCGTTCCGAGTTATCCACAGGCTGCGCGACGGGGGCTGCGCCGGTTGAT
Coding sequences:
- a CDS encoding extracellular solute-binding protein, with the protein product MTPSLPAGGPNRRRFLSVLAAGTAMAAAGPVLTACSAPDSGSAGGSGGGAGADASTLNDLLPTYTPTNIVTPDLPGVDGPAGPTPPGFLTYPADPVRAVEGTPGAGSTFTAMTPAWWPIPPGLGSNSYYDAVNERLGATFQFNPVPGEDYGPKLSATLAASEHPDLTCIPNWDFPARFTEAVPTLFEPITEYLRGDKGAQDYPLLAGFPTTAWAFGVYGNELYGIPSQFSMFGNVTYYRKDIFDQMGLAEPTNADELLALGREVNDPDNNRWAFGDLLWDAQRMFGAPQNWRINSDGTLTNQIETEEYRAAIEWLRILYSEGLVHPDIAGGQSNGKDLFESGRMLMYADSIGAWHEALGRQLANNPDFQMQPFKPFAHDGGTPIVYGPTLPAAFLTFIKKGTPPEKVQEILRCLNLLAAPLGTQEYDLALYGAEGTHWTRGEKNAPQVTDLGRSEVTLTYGFLVGSPSVIAHVQYPGYVEALHAWQSEAAQYIDDDPKRGLHVEEPADLVGLATEYEERVKDVYRGRVDISEWDSIVASWRRDGGDRLREFYAGVFQEAGRM
- a CDS encoding ABC transporter permease, which codes for MEDQTTVRGTAPRGGAGPALAGGPPATRTAGDPPTAPPAGGAPTKPAATITKTWRQRLRADWPLVAMTLPAIGLLLVFHYAPLLGNVIAFQDYSPFVGIRDSQFVGFWHFSRFFTDPLFWRATGNTLLITAFQLVFFFPVPIALALLLNSILNSRVRVFVQSVVYLPHFFSWVLVITLFQQILGGAGLVSQILRESGNSPLGIMTDPDTFILLVTSEMVWKDAGWGTIIFLAALSTVNQSLYEAAAADGAGRWRRTWHITLPALRPVIVLLLILRLGDALTVGFEQFILQRNAVGSRAAEVLDTYVYYTGIVNGDYSYAAAVGLFKGLFGLALILAANRIAHVFGEQGVYSRS
- a CDS encoding carbohydrate ABC transporter permease; its protein translation is MTLVSETARRRLRSSRPERAPWEEPEGPLARIGKGLALTAIVLVILGPLYVVLLTSLSSQETITEAGGLVMVPDGLTLDAYRAVLGGGVITRSVLVSTGVTVVGTVISVGLSILCAYGLSRPGSFMHRPLLFTVLLTFLFGPGMIPTYLVVSGLGLVDSYWALILPSAIAAFNVVVLRSFFMSIPQELIDSARIDGAGEFRILASIVLPLSRAVTAVVALFYGVGYWNAFFNALLYIDDTRMWPLQLVLRTFVLDARDLPAGAGGIQQAVDSAPSLALRMAVVMIAVIPILLVYPFVQRHFTKGVIIGAVKG
- the yczR gene encoding MocR-like transcription factor YczR — translated: MSSPPSVLGTPRTSVGTAQLVRLLASRPNGRPAYRSLADALRTLVLDGRVPLAARLPAERELAAALSLSRTTVTAAYEALRAEGFLASRRGSGSWTTLPAGREVPSAGISPVDSCHGVPGGPDGAPRVIDLGIASLPAPEPWLSAAVAAAADELGGYLGSHGYFPMGLPVLREAVARRYTERGVPTTPDQILVSNGAAAGLSLVLGQLLGPADRVAVDSPGYANALQAVQRVARPVPVALAEEGWDLAAWARVLREAAPRLAYLIADFHNPTGRLMPEEQRERLVSLARAAGTVLVVDETMAETALHDGPLPRPVAAYDRAGGTVVAVGSAGKTFWGGLRIGWVRAAPELVRAIAAQRSSTDVASPVLEQLVVRRLLVDHLPQLLAARRPRVRAQRDALVAAVREHLPGWTFTVPDGGLSLWARTDGVSGSGLAGAADRWGVRVAAGPRFGVDGTLERFVRLPFTLPAAVLREAVVRLAGAGGSVVSGVDGEDVRVA
- the yczE gene encoding membrane protein YczE, with product MVRRLVQLYAGLALYGASLALMVRADLGLDPWDVFHQGVADRTGLSFGTVVTLVGALVLLLWLPLRQRPGLGTISNILVLGVAADATLLVLPEQRVLAVRVGLLVAGVLLNGVATACYIGARFGPGPRDGLMTGWAARSGRSIRLVRTVIECGVLVVGFLLGGSVGVATVVYALAIGPLAQLFLPVFAVPAPEPAAAEQAAAEQAAREKAGPEARDRLPSVGGTTEN
- a CDS encoding beta-galactosidase; amino-acid sequence: MPDLSDATRGRVLYGGDYNPEQWPEEVWAEDAALMRRAGVTLATVGVFSWARIEPRPGARDFDWLDRVLDLLHDAGVGVCLATPTASPPPWLGHRHPDTLPVDDAGTPLTYGSRNQWCPSAPEYRRHSLALVADLAERYAGHPALRLWHVGNETGPTCHCEHTATAFRHWLRARHGTLERLNESWATAFWSQRYDSWEEITTPRRAPYLHNPTQLLDFRRFTSDVLLDQFRAERDLLRQATPHVPVTTNFIHLWDQVDQWAWAAEEDAAAIDVYTDPEDPARHVESALAYDLARSLRDGAPWILMEQAVGGVNWRERNTVKTPARMRLDSLQAVARGADTVAFFQWRASRAGAEKFHSGMLPHAGPDTRAFRQVCRLGDELGRLGPAVAGSRVPAEIGLLWDWHNVWALRQKAHPRQDLDPAELLREYHRTLWQAGHTADLLPPGSDRLDRYRLLVVPNLYLVTDADAERLVRYVAEGGTLLMGFFSGVVDEHDHIRLGGHPAPFRDLLGVTGEEFRPLAPDAGPRVSSALLGDFRAAYWMETLRTTGAEAVATVEPTLPPGPGVDPEDAGMPVITRHSHGAGTAWYVATRLDDPTRARLLTRVADDAGLRPAPLAAPVAGVEAVRRGEVLFLLNHGGQPVTVPLPEGYAAGSVDLLTGTPHRQAVELPAEDALALLPGDRLPGRGSAADARQG
- a CDS encoding NADP-dependent oxidoreductase; the protein is MEEVPEVEPRAGEVVVRSVATSVNPVDDKTREGAIGEGTPPLPMTLGWDLAGVVIDGGSSGLRAGERVVAMSHQLGTGRGTWADVVALPADAVAPAPTAVSLIEAATLPLPGLTALQTLDWLAVAAGDRLLVTGAAGAVGGLAVQLARARGARVDALVSREAQLDFVRAHGAEWATTDPADLQPRGYDAVFDTFGAFVTDAVADGGRYASIATQAGPVPDLSARRVRTTVNQVREDGAGLRELARLVDDGAVRPRVDSTFALRDIRAAHRRFGRGGLDGKVAVVF
- a CDS encoding helix-turn-helix transcriptional regulator, yielding MDAANNDERGTTERVLTLLGLLQQRQVWTGPELAERLGVTPRTVRRDVGRLRALGYPVHASQGVGGGYQLGPGKALPPLLLDDEEAIATAVSLLAGAGGAVAGAGDAALRALTKLDRVLPTRLRHEVRALSGSVEFFGGGGRAPVDPEVLMTLARACRDEVEAAFDYPSGGEVRRRRVEPYRLVASDRRWYLLAYDLDRDDWRSFRVDRMTEVSARTWRFRPRPAPDAATYVQEGVASRVYPHRARFLVHAPADTVRAQIPASAAVVRRRGSGRCEVLSGAESLDFVLMHVLLLGHDFEVLDPPELARRCHVLAGRLRSAGAGASPPPDAQG
- a CDS encoding DinB family protein, whose amino-acid sequence is MDADERDWNQMLREQWEVHWNHQLRARLEGLTDDEYFWSPMPDAWSVRPRGTSTAPVQAGAGDFTIDYAFPEPVPPPFTTIAWRLGHVIVGVLAARNAAHFGAPAASYETWEYAGDAATALDQLQAQLDLWLAGVRGLGDAGLRTRLGPKEPFPELTMADLVLHIHRELIHHLSEVCLLRDLYLHTNHATNGATR
- a CDS encoding VOC family protein; amino-acid sequence: MSRHVQITFDAHDPRALSSFWRDVLGYVHPGPPGVDLPEGADPLAAWDDFLAGIGVPEDQRNTRSAIEDPDGHGPRLFFQRVPEDKVAKNRVHLDVRAAPGLQGEERMAALEAECDRLVALGATRLRRHEPAPPLSAGFIVMADPEGNEFCLD